The genome window TGTGTGGGCGCACATGTATTTTGATATACAGATCTCCGGCAACTCCGTGAGGTACCGCCTCCCCTCTTCCGGCAAGGCGAATTCCCTCGCCGTTGTCAACACCGGGAGGTATGGTGACAGCAACTTCTTCTTGTCTGTCAACTACGCCACTGCCGGCACAGGTTGCACACGGGTCTTTTGGCACCGAACCTGTTCCGTAGCAGGAGTTGCACGGTCGCTGGCTGGTAAATGTACCCAATATGGATCGGCGCGTCTCTCGTATGGAACCTTTTCCATTACAGGTGGCACAGGTGACCGTCTCTTTGCTTGCAGCGCCCGTGCCGTCGCACGAGGTGCAGTAGCTTCGCTTGTGTATGAGCACTGTGCGTTTTACGCCAAACGCAGCTTCTTCAAAATCAAGCTCAAGGTCCATGGAGATATCACGACCACGGCGCGCATGTGTGCCACCGCGCCGTCCGCCGAATATCTCGCTGAAGATGTCACCGAGATCAAACTCAAACCCGTCAGTGCCAAATCCTTGTTGGAATTGCGAGAAGTCGAACCCGTCAAACCCGTGTGCGCCACCGGCATATGAGCGGCCGTATGCATCGTATTCTGCTCGCTTTTTCTTGTCGCCAAGTACGGCGTACGCCTCGCTCACTTCTTTAAATTTTGCCTCATCGCCACCTTTTTTGTCGGGGTGGTACTTTTGTGCCAGTGTGCGAAACGCCTTCTTTATCTCAGCGTCCGACGCATCTTTTGAAACACCAAGTATCTGATAGTAGTCTTTCATAG of Candidatus Woesearchaeota archaeon contains these proteins:
- the dnaJ gene encoding molecular chaperone DnaJ, coding for MKDYYQILGVSKDASDAEIKKAFRTLAQKYHPDKKGGDEAKFKEVSEAYAVLGDKKKRAEYDAYGRSYAGGAHGFDGFDFSQFQQGFGTDGFEFDLGDIFSEIFGGRRGGTHARRGRDISMDLELDFEEAAFGVKRTVLIHKRSYCTSCDGTGAASKETVTCATCNGKGSIRETRRSILGTFTSQRPCNSCYGTGSVPKDPCATCAGSGVVDRQEEVAVTIPPGVDNGEGIRLAGRGEAVPHGVAGDLYIKIHVRPHKVFTRSGRDIRMTLNVKLTDALLGATYTIPTLEHKDITLKIPPGISHGETLRVAGKGIPHETHGRGDLLVTVHIDFPKKLSKNAQKLVEELKKEGV